The following proteins are co-located in the Brevibacillus laterosporus DSM 25 genome:
- a CDS encoding peptidoglycan D,D-transpeptidase FtsI family protein, producing MDKAEQELQQEQRLKRMQWIFLITFFLFSAIILRLAQIQIVEGSEFEKVLSSRSLKKDPIPAVRGNIYDRNGKLLVHSRASFTAVFHEPEGIKQQEIVELAKKLEKVLRGMTQSAIVKKLDVGFTWENEQRKNIARNAPKYMEKEIKYDLTPEEIAYLEEHREDLPGIDVVTKSIREYDTKQIAVQTIGYVRPYHVAQNLNSPFYKTEQVHYLPDQLVGLDGIERSYEKELRGKNGYRLYEVAADQSVQRELKKESPIRGQNIYLNIDERVQSETRDFIKDFLPELRGSISLAAGAKTAYVVAMEVDTGKVVTMVSYPEYDTNVWVHGPDQATYEQMKYSVTNGTIREAPYDVRPLTGPSAEQENNKHPKSIVPSGSVMKPITVLLGLHEGVITPSDQWTDPVTYYYGRGNDRVKNDSGHNYGVLNPVKAIAKSSNTYMARIGEGVAKREGNRAVSLLQEYYHQFGLGVLTEVDLPSENKGKEDYLVMNKNYGPLAAMVQASFGQQVRATTVQLAQYAATLANNGVRIQPQLVDKIVDEKGSIVLQSKPKVLNKIEQPQAYWDILRNGMVQVTQPGGTSVNAFRGLPYQVAAKTGTSEQDIYVPVTSTNSKGEPITKWQKHARVNNGVIIAYAPADKPKLAVAVVVPEGGYGGRSASNISRAVFQAYDKYVGLR from the coding sequence GTGGATAAAGCAGAACAAGAACTGCAGCAGGAACAGCGATTAAAGCGTATGCAATGGATTTTTCTGATCACTTTCTTTTTATTTTCAGCGATTATTCTTCGATTGGCTCAAATACAGATTGTTGAAGGGAGCGAGTTTGAAAAGGTACTGAGCTCTCGCTCCCTCAAAAAAGATCCGATTCCAGCAGTTCGTGGCAACATTTATGATCGTAATGGCAAGCTGTTGGTACATAGCAGAGCTTCATTCACAGCTGTTTTTCATGAACCAGAGGGTATCAAGCAACAGGAGATTGTTGAACTAGCCAAGAAACTAGAAAAAGTCCTGCGTGGAATGACACAAAGTGCGATCGTGAAAAAGCTAGATGTAGGCTTTACTTGGGAGAATGAGCAGCGGAAAAACATCGCTCGCAATGCACCGAAGTATATGGAAAAAGAAATCAAGTATGACCTGACCCCCGAAGAGATTGCTTATTTAGAAGAGCATCGAGAAGATTTACCAGGGATAGACGTTGTTACGAAATCGATAAGAGAATACGATACCAAACAAATAGCCGTACAGACAATTGGCTACGTTCGTCCCTACCATGTAGCTCAAAATTTGAACAGTCCGTTTTATAAAACGGAGCAAGTGCATTATCTGCCTGATCAACTGGTTGGATTAGACGGTATCGAGCGTAGCTATGAAAAGGAGCTACGTGGAAAAAATGGCTATCGCCTATATGAGGTGGCAGCCGATCAGTCCGTACAACGTGAGCTAAAGAAGGAATCGCCCATACGTGGTCAAAATATCTATCTAAATATTGATGAACGTGTACAGTCAGAAACTAGAGATTTCATTAAAGATTTCCTACCAGAATTAAGAGGAAGTATTTCATTAGCTGCTGGAGCTAAAACAGCCTATGTAGTAGCGATGGAAGTGGATACCGGTAAGGTAGTTACGATGGTCAGCTACCCAGAATATGATACAAATGTTTGGGTGCATGGACCTGATCAGGCTACTTATGAGCAGATGAAGTACTCTGTTACCAATGGAACAATTCGTGAAGCGCCTTATGATGTTCGTCCATTAACAGGCCCTTCAGCGGAACAAGAAAATAATAAACACCCCAAATCAATTGTCCCCTCAGGCTCCGTCATGAAACCAATTACAGTATTGTTAGGTTTACATGAGGGAGTTATAACTCCGAGCGATCAATGGACCGATCCCGTTACGTACTACTATGGTCGTGGGAACGATCGAGTAAAGAACGATAGCGGTCATAATTATGGTGTGCTCAATCCAGTAAAGGCGATAGCCAAATCCTCGAATACGTATATGGCCCGTATTGGCGAAGGGGTTGCCAAAAGGGAGGGTAACAGAGCCGTTTCTCTATTACAGGAGTACTATCATCAATTCGGTTTAGGTGTGTTGACGGAAGTGGACCTACCGAGTGAGAATAAAGGCAAAGAGGATTATCTAGTTATGAATAAGAACTATGGGCCACTGGCTGCAATGGTACAGGCCTCCTTTGGACAACAGGTTCGAGCCACGACGGTTCAACTAGCTCAATACGCCGCGACCTTGGCCAATAATGGCGTTCGGATACAGCCTCAGCTTGTAGATAAAATCGTAGATGAAAAAGGAAGCATTGTGCTTCAGTCCAAGCCTAAGGTTCTAAATAAAATAGAGCAACCCCAAGCATATTGGGATATTTTACGTAATGGAATGGTACAGGTAACACAACCAGGCGGAACCTCTGTCAATGCTTTTCGTGGTCTTCCCTATCAGGTAGCAGCAAAGACTGGTACGTCTGAACAGGATATTTACGTCCCAGTTACTTCTACCAATTCAAAAGGAGAACCCATTACGAAATGGCAAAAACATGCCAGGGTCAATAATGGTGTGATTATCGCCTATGCACCTGCGGACAAACCTAAGCTAGCAGTAGCAGTGGTTGTACCAGAGGGTGGTTATGGGGGGCGCTCTGCGTCAAATATCAGTCGAGCAGTGTTTCAAGCATATGATAAATATGTAGGGTTAAGATGA
- the pxpA gene encoding 5-oxoprolinase subunit PxpA: MYRVDLNCDLGESFGAYQMGNDEEILAFISSANIACGYHAGDPSTMRQTVHMALEKGVAIGAHPGLPDLIGFGRRTMDISPREAHDMVIYQIGALHAFVQAQGGILHHVKPHGALYNMAAQSESLAEAIAEAVYSMDSDLILYGLSGSQLLKAAEKLGLRSAHEVFADRTYQSDGSLTPRRQPNAVLTDTDEAVSQVIRMVKEGKVISQQGTDVRIQADTVCIHGDGAHALSFARQIRSQLENKQIRVETVGHQA, encoded by the coding sequence ATGTATCGCGTAGATTTGAATTGTGATTTGGGAGAGAGCTTTGGTGCTTACCAGATGGGGAATGATGAAGAAATTCTCGCTTTTATCAGCTCAGCAAATATCGCTTGTGGCTATCATGCGGGAGATCCATCTACCATGCGTCAGACGGTTCACATGGCTCTGGAAAAAGGGGTAGCGATTGGAGCACATCCAGGGTTGCCTGATTTAATCGGCTTTGGCCGCCGTACGATGGACATCTCACCACGTGAGGCACATGATATGGTGATATATCAGATTGGAGCCCTACATGCCTTTGTACAAGCACAGGGGGGTATTCTGCATCATGTGAAGCCGCATGGAGCTTTGTACAACATGGCCGCACAAAGTGAGAGCTTGGCCGAAGCGATTGCCGAAGCAGTATATAGCATGGATTCAGATTTAATCTTGTACGGGTTATCAGGAAGTCAATTGCTCAAGGCAGCGGAGAAGCTTGGATTACGCAGTGCCCATGAGGTATTTGCTGATCGTACCTATCAAAGCGATGGATCACTTACCCCACGCCGACAGCCTAATGCTGTTTTAACCGATACGGACGAAGCGGTTAGCCAAGTAATTCGAATGGTTAAGGAGGGGAAAGTCATCTCACAGCAAGGAACAGATGTGAGGATTCAAGCAGATACAGTCTGCATTCACGGTGATGGTGCTCATGCTCTATCCTTTGCCAGACAGATTCGATCACAATTAGAGAACAAACAGATCAGAGTTGAAACGGTGGGACATCAAGCATAG
- the pcp gene encoding pyroglutamyl-peptidase I, with translation MKKVLLTGFDPFGGEQINPAWEAVQQCIQFDIPDVEVIIKQIPTVFHRSLEVLETIMEEVQPDVVICVGQAGGRADITVERVAINTDDARIPDNEGNQPIDQPIIEEGPVAYWSTLPIKAIVKEVRLVGIPASVSQTAGTFVCNHLFYGLAHLISTRYTRTKGGFIHIPYLPEQAVRFPGQPSMSLMCVIKALEVVVRTSVGVEQDIKAIEGQIS, from the coding sequence ATGAAAAAAGTTTTGTTAACTGGTTTTGATCCTTTTGGTGGGGAACAGATTAATCCCGCATGGGAAGCAGTACAACAATGCATACAATTTGATATCCCCGATGTCGAAGTAATCATTAAACAAATTCCTACTGTATTTCATCGCTCTCTGGAAGTCTTGGAAACCATCATGGAAGAGGTACAACCTGACGTGGTTATTTGTGTCGGACAGGCGGGAGGGCGTGCAGATATCACAGTAGAACGGGTAGCGATTAATACAGATGATGCACGCATTCCGGATAATGAAGGAAATCAGCCAATCGATCAGCCTATTATAGAAGAGGGGCCGGTAGCTTATTGGTCTACGTTGCCAATTAAGGCTATTGTCAAAGAAGTTCGTCTGGTCGGGATTCCTGCATCCGTTTCTCAGACAGCCGGTACATTCGTTTGTAATCATCTCTTTTATGGATTGGCTCATCTGATTTCTACGCGTTATACAAGAACAAAGGGTGGTTTTATTCATATTCCCTATTTACCTGAACAGGCCGTTCGGTTCCCTGGGCAGCCTAGTATGAGCTTGATGTGCGTTATAAAGGCTTTGGAGGTCGTCGTTCGGACCAGTGTAGGAGTCGAACAAGATATTAAGGCGATAGAAGGACAGATCAGTTAG
- a CDS encoding DUF969 domain-containing protein, translated as MLSLIGILIVIVGFALRFNPLLVVTVAGIATGLAGNLSFEQIVITFGEAFEKNRYLSLFILTLPIIGLLERYGLKEQSQRLIRKVKAATTGRLLILYLFVREVTAMLGLTSLGGHAQMVRPLVAPMAEGAAENKHGQLPKELSDKIKAQSAATDNIGLFFGEDIFIAFGAVLLMHGFFQQNGISLEPLHIAVWGIPTAIAAFLIHGTRLYLFDGKIRRYMEESKQLRKSA; from the coding sequence ATGTTATCACTGATCGGAATTTTAATTGTTATTGTCGGGTTTGCTTTGCGCTTTAATCCATTACTCGTTGTTACAGTGGCAGGGATTGCTACGGGTTTGGCGGGGAATTTATCGTTTGAACAAATAGTAATTACGTTCGGAGAAGCTTTTGAAAAGAACCGCTATTTATCGTTGTTTATTTTAACGTTACCGATTATTGGGCTATTGGAACGGTACGGGCTAAAGGAACAGTCACAGCGATTAATTCGAAAAGTAAAAGCAGCGACTACAGGTCGATTATTGATTTTGTATCTATTTGTACGAGAAGTGACTGCCATGCTAGGACTAACCAGCTTAGGTGGACATGCTCAGATGGTTCGTCCGTTGGTAGCACCGATGGCAGAAGGGGCTGCTGAGAACAAGCACGGTCAACTACCTAAAGAGCTAAGTGACAAGATTAAGGCTCAGTCAGCAGCTACAGATAATATTGGTTTATTTTTTGGAGAAGATATTTTTATCGCTTTTGGTGCAGTCCTATTGATGCATGGATTCTTCCAACAAAACGGTATCTCGCTTGAACCTCTTCATATAGCAGTATGGGGGATTCCAACTGCCATTGCGGCCTTCCTGATTCATGGCACAAGATTATATTTATTTGATGGAAAAATCAGAAGATACATGGAAGAAAGCAAACAACTGCGCAAAAGTGCGTAG
- a CDS encoding biotin-dependent carboxyltransferase family protein, with amino-acid sequence MSIRVIKPGLLTLIQDQGRFGFRKYGVVTSEAMDPMALRIANMLVGNAEQLATLEMTLTGAELAFEHDSLIAITGAELSFTINGERLPMWRPIFVRSGTVVKGGGCRTGCRAYLAIAGGIEVEQVLGSRSTYARAGMGGYQGRSLQAGDYISVGEPANVTRAFLEKWYNRLAKQTSLRSWTSVDWSVSADCLATYRRNPQVRISRGTHFSLFTSESQQNLFQSPYKITPQSDRMGYRLQGAMLDLVEPIELLSEAVAFGTIQVPAEGYPIILLADRQTTGGYPRIGQVATVDLPILAQMKPGEEIMFTEIERDESEKLLMEREQFFIELQQGILLQMMR; translated from the coding sequence ATGAGTATACGTGTTATCAAACCGGGGTTGCTCACATTGATCCAGGATCAAGGGCGGTTTGGCTTTCGAAAATATGGGGTTGTTACCAGCGAAGCGATGGACCCTATGGCCTTGCGAATTGCCAACATGCTGGTGGGCAATGCAGAGCAGCTTGCCACGTTAGAGATGACGCTTACAGGAGCAGAGTTAGCTTTTGAGCACGATAGCCTCATTGCAATTACAGGAGCAGAGTTGTCTTTTACAATCAATGGTGAGCGTTTACCTATGTGGCGTCCTATTTTTGTCAGATCAGGTACGGTTGTGAAAGGTGGAGGTTGTCGGACGGGCTGTCGCGCTTACCTAGCTATTGCAGGTGGGATTGAGGTCGAGCAGGTGCTAGGTAGCCGCAGTACATATGCGCGTGCAGGAATGGGGGGCTATCAGGGCAGAAGCTTACAGGCAGGCGACTATATATCAGTGGGCGAGCCAGCTAATGTGACGCGCGCTTTTCTGGAGAAATGGTACAACAGGTTGGCCAAGCAGACATCATTGAGGAGCTGGACAAGTGTAGATTGGAGTGTTAGCGCTGATTGCCTAGCGACGTACCGAAGAAATCCACAAGTGCGCATTAGTCGAGGAACCCATTTTTCCTTGTTTACATCAGAAAGCCAACAGAATTTATTTCAATCCCCCTATAAAATTACGCCCCAATCAGACCGCATGGGCTATCGTCTTCAGGGGGCGATGCTTGATTTGGTAGAACCGATTGAATTATTATCAGAGGCTGTAGCCTTTGGGACGATTCAGGTACCGGCAGAGGGGTACCCTATTATTTTACTCGCTGATCGACAGACGACGGGAGGTTACCCACGAATTGGTCAGGTTGCTACAGTAGATTTACCGATTTTGGCCCAGATGAAGCCAGGGGAAGAGATCATGTTTACAGAGATAGAAAGGGACGAATCTGAAAAGCTACTGATGGAGCGGGAACAATTTTTTATTGAACTGCAGCAAGGCATTCTTTTGCAAATGATGCGGTAG
- a CDS encoding IclR family transcriptional regulator, whose product MQHKNKTVVKALDLLSLFLTHPHLTLAQLVEVTDKPKTSVHRMVGSLEEMGFLRKDEEGRYALGLTFLQYGQLVSDRLDIRQMALPWMNQLRDEMGEAVHLIMKDGPDAIYVEKLDTKHPVRLYTKVGRRSPLYAGACSRIILAFLPDAEIEEYLENVQFERIAKGTITTCKELTEKLEESRQTYYTISYSELENETVSVAAPIFDHRGKLVAGLSVAGPEVRFQPDKLPLLIKETVETANCFLSIY is encoded by the coding sequence GTGCAGCACAAAAATAAGACAGTGGTGAAAGCATTAGATTTACTTTCTCTATTTCTTACTCATCCACATTTAACGTTAGCCCAATTAGTAGAAGTAACTGATAAGCCCAAGACCTCTGTGCATCGTATGGTCGGGTCACTTGAAGAGATGGGATTTCTTCGAAAGGATGAGGAGGGACGGTATGCGCTTGGGCTAACTTTTCTACAATATGGTCAGTTGGTGTCCGATCGGTTAGATATTCGTCAAATGGCTCTTCCCTGGATGAATCAGCTACGAGATGAGATGGGAGAAGCCGTTCATCTTATTATGAAGGATGGACCCGATGCCATTTATGTCGAGAAGCTAGATACCAAGCATCCAGTGCGATTGTATACGAAAGTAGGGAGGCGCTCTCCTTTATATGCAGGAGCCTGTTCGCGGATTATTTTAGCGTTTCTACCAGATGCAGAGATTGAAGAATATCTAGAAAACGTTCAATTTGAACGTATTGCCAAAGGGACTATTACAACTTGTAAGGAGCTCACTGAGAAGCTGGAAGAGTCCCGTCAAACTTATTATACGATTAGTTACTCGGAATTAGAGAATGAGACTGTCTCGGTAGCGGCTCCTATTTTTGATCATCGGGGTAAACTAGTGGCAGGTCTTAGTGTTGCAGGTCCAGAGGTACGCTTTCAGCCTGATAAACTGCCTTTGCTGATTAAAGAAACAGTGGAGACAGCAAACTGCTTCTTGTCAATCTATTAA
- the pxpB gene encoding 5-oxoprolinase subunit PxpB — MKQKPDKQIEGQTIEQKWPVQILPLGDAAVLVQFKLADNGNADIYQLVQAFATHIEQHPFPGMIEFVPAFTSVAIYYDPITVKQVVNQQSDSTAYEIVVNKVRGMLAGHISQLESHSRVIEIPVCYGGEYGPDLEEVAKYHQLAPEEVIRIHSQAMYKVYMIGFAPGFPYLGGMSTEIATPRRASPRLQIPAGSVGIGGEQTGVYPIETPGGWQLIGRTPLALFRPKQNPPSYLQAGDTVRFRPITQQEYLEWGGEES; from the coding sequence GTGAAGCAAAAGCCAGATAAACAGATAGAAGGACAAACGATCGAACAAAAATGGCCTGTTCAAATTCTACCGCTTGGAGATGCAGCAGTGTTGGTGCAATTCAAATTGGCGGACAATGGTAACGCGGATATTTACCAGCTTGTACAGGCTTTTGCTACTCATATCGAACAGCATCCGTTTCCAGGCATGATTGAATTTGTGCCGGCTTTTACAAGTGTGGCGATTTATTATGATCCTATCACGGTTAAACAGGTAGTGAACCAACAGTCAGACAGCACCGCATATGAGATCGTAGTGAATAAAGTGCGTGGGATGTTAGCAGGGCATATTAGCCAATTAGAGAGTCACTCCCGAGTAATTGAAATTCCCGTTTGCTACGGAGGAGAGTATGGACCAGATTTGGAGGAGGTAGCCAAGTATCATCAGCTTGCTCCAGAAGAAGTTATTCGTATTCATTCCCAGGCTATGTATAAGGTTTATATGATTGGTTTTGCACCTGGGTTCCCGTATCTTGGAGGAATGTCCACTGAGATTGCTACTCCAAGAAGAGCTTCCCCACGCTTACAGATTCCCGCTGGCTCAGTAGGTATCGGTGGAGAGCAGACGGGCGTCTATCCGATAGAAACCCCAGGCGGTTGGCAGTTGATTGGTCGGACACCTCTTGCGTTGTTTCGCCCCAAACAGAATCCACCTAGCTACTTACAAGCAGGTGATACTGTCCGCTTCCGTCCGATTACCCAACAGGAATATCTGGAATGGGGAGGGGAAGAGTCATGA
- a CDS encoding YezD family protein has product MQKILDALKGIEYGSVHITIHDSNITQIERVERHRYSLEKKEFSKRQKG; this is encoded by the coding sequence ATGCAGAAAATTTTAGATGCTTTGAAAGGTATTGAGTATGGCTCCGTGCATATTACGATCCATGATTCGAACATCACACAAATTGAGCGTGTGGAGCGTCATCGTTATTCGTTAGAAAAGAAAGAATTTTCAAAAAGACAAAAAGGATAG
- a CDS encoding DUF979 domain-containing protein, whose product MFIQLDFIYYLAGVFLVIIAILALRDKSNSRRFTTSLFWALFAFSFLGGKLVSSFVMGIVVLLMALIAGLGGVRLGTYQQTTDEQREASAKRFGNRLFIPALLIPVVTVIGSVLLKNAKIGEIFLLDQQNVTLVSLGVACLVSLVVAMSITKTKGIQPVKESRRLLDAIGWAAVLPQMLATLGALFGAAGVGTVIADLVSSAIPVDNRFLVVVAYVLGMALFTMVMGNAFAAFPVMTAGIGLPLLVQMHGGNPAVLGAIGMFSGYCGTLLTPMAANFNIVPAALLDLPDKNAVIKAQAPTALLLLGINIFLMYYLLF is encoded by the coding sequence ATGTTCATCCAATTAGATTTTATCTATTATCTTGCCGGCGTGTTTCTTGTCATTATTGCGATTTTAGCGTTAAGAGATAAAAGTAATTCTCGCCGTTTTACCACCTCCCTTTTCTGGGCGTTATTTGCCTTTTCCTTTTTAGGAGGCAAACTGGTTTCTTCATTTGTAATGGGAATTGTTGTGTTGCTAATGGCGCTTATTGCTGGCTTGGGCGGGGTCCGACTGGGGACGTACCAGCAAACAACGGATGAACAAAGAGAGGCTAGCGCCAAACGCTTTGGGAATCGATTGTTTATCCCAGCACTATTAATTCCAGTTGTGACCGTAATTGGTAGTGTTTTGTTGAAAAATGCCAAAATAGGCGAAATATTTTTACTTGATCAACAGAACGTTACACTGGTGAGCTTGGGAGTAGCTTGCTTAGTATCGTTAGTGGTAGCGATGAGCATTACCAAAACCAAAGGTATTCAACCAGTAAAAGAGTCTCGTCGTCTGCTGGATGCGATCGGCTGGGCTGCTGTCTTGCCTCAAATGCTAGCCACATTGGGAGCGCTATTTGGAGCAGCAGGAGTGGGCACAGTGATTGCTGACCTGGTAAGCTCTGCGATTCCGGTGGATAATCGTTTCTTAGTGGTAGTTGCATACGTACTGGGAATGGCCTTGTTCACGATGGTAATGGGGAATGCATTTGCAGCCTTTCCCGTCATGACTGCTGGTATTGGTCTACCCTTGTTAGTGCAAATGCACGGAGGAAACCCGGCCGTGTTAGGAGCAATTGGTATGTTTTCTGGTTATTGTGGCACTTTGCTTACTCCGATGGCAGCCAACTTTAATATTGTTCCAGCGGCTCTATTAGATTTACCTGATAAGAATGCCGTTATAAAAGCACAGGCTCCTACTGCTTTGCTATTGTTAGGAATTAATATCTTTTTGATGTACTATTTGCTGTTCTAG
- a CDS encoding penicillin-binding transpeptidase domain-containing protein, whose translation MKRILFLSIAAVLLATGGIFIYAHLMEDDPRVVKDRAEKRFEEYLDSWGKQDFAQMYEQLSVDTKKKMTKAEFIGRYETIYNGMEANHLQMKDTSLGREAITENEEIHLPYQVSMDTIAGSLTFTHKVTMVRENQSGKKDWYIKWNESLIFPSMKEKDKVRVQTILPQRGEIVDRNGILLATTGVAYEVGVIPVKWDKNSDDQKQKAATLLDMTLEQIDTKRNAKWVKPELFVPLATQAKEDDRLDQLEKIEGLMIRKREVRYYPYRQAAAHLIGYIGSMNEEQWKLYKPKGYRSTDLVGKAGVEQVYEEHLHGTPGARIIIADEQGQEKEVLAKRLAQDGQKLTLTIDADLQFAIYEEMKNDAGTAAAIHPLTGEVLAMLSTPAYDPNAFIRGLSNKEWTQLNNNPAKPLLNRFAIGFAPGSTFKPITAAIGLEQGSIKAEQGMTVKGLHWQKDTSWGKYEVTRVKDPHSPVTLEKALVYSDNIYFAQAALQMGEQSFLGGTKKFGIGENLPLTYPLKKSKIANKDIKNEIQLADSGYGQGEVTMTPLHLTLTYSAFLNEGNMVYPTLTQQEVKPQSFWKENVMSKETAALIKADLIQVMENSQGTGRFAKPSGIRVAGKTGTAELKARKGENGLEYGWMTVFNVDKPRLLLTMMIENVKGRGGSHYLDPKIKRIFAQVVSRDSQ comes from the coding sequence ATGAAAAGAATACTCTTTTTATCTATAGCAGCGGTTCTTCTTGCAACAGGAGGAATTTTTATTTACGCCCATCTAATGGAAGATGATCCGCGTGTTGTAAAGGATCGGGCAGAAAAACGGTTTGAGGAGTATTTGGATAGCTGGGGTAAACAGGATTTTGCCCAAATGTATGAACAACTATCTGTGGATACAAAGAAAAAAATGACGAAGGCGGAATTCATAGGCCGCTATGAAACCATTTATAACGGGATGGAAGCCAATCATTTGCAAATGAAAGATACTTCACTGGGACGTGAAGCCATCACTGAAAACGAGGAAATTCACCTGCCCTATCAGGTTAGCATGGATACGATAGCTGGTTCTCTTACTTTTACACATAAAGTAACGATGGTACGCGAAAATCAAAGTGGAAAAAAAGATTGGTATATCAAATGGAATGAATCCCTCATTTTTCCTAGCATGAAGGAGAAAGATAAGGTAAGGGTCCAAACAATCCTGCCACAGCGAGGGGAAATTGTAGATCGCAATGGAATTTTATTAGCTACAACAGGGGTCGCTTATGAAGTAGGGGTAATACCCGTAAAATGGGATAAGAATTCAGACGACCAGAAACAAAAAGCGGCCACTCTACTGGATATGACCTTAGAACAAATTGACACGAAACGAAATGCGAAATGGGTGAAGCCAGAGTTATTTGTTCCATTAGCAACCCAAGCTAAGGAAGACGATCGCTTAGATCAATTAGAAAAGATCGAGGGATTGATGATACGTAAGAGAGAGGTGCGTTATTACCCTTATCGTCAAGCTGCTGCTCATTTAATCGGTTATATCGGAAGTATGAATGAAGAGCAATGGAAGCTATACAAACCAAAAGGTTATCGTTCTACTGATTTGGTTGGGAAGGCGGGCGTGGAACAAGTCTATGAGGAACATTTACACGGTACGCCAGGTGCGCGAATTATTATAGCTGATGAGCAAGGACAAGAAAAGGAAGTGTTAGCAAAAAGACTAGCACAAGATGGGCAGAAGCTCACTTTAACCATTGATGCTGATCTACAGTTTGCTATCTATGAGGAAATGAAGAACGATGCAGGAACAGCAGCGGCAATTCACCCCCTCACTGGAGAAGTATTAGCTATGTTAAGTACACCTGCGTATGATCCCAATGCGTTTATCCGAGGACTATCTAACAAAGAGTGGACCCAGTTAAATAACAATCCAGCTAAACCTCTACTCAATCGGTTTGCCATTGGATTTGCACCAGGCTCGACCTTTAAGCCTATTACGGCGGCAATCGGACTTGAACAAGGAAGTATTAAGGCTGAGCAAGGCATGACTGTCAAGGGATTACATTGGCAAAAGGATACCTCATGGGGTAAGTACGAGGTAACGCGAGTGAAAGACCCGCATAGCCCAGTTACTTTAGAAAAAGCTCTTGTGTATTCAGATAATATTTATTTTGCGCAAGCGGCTTTACAGATGGGAGAGCAATCTTTTTTAGGTGGGACGAAAAAGTTTGGTATAGGTGAAAATTTACCGCTTACCTATCCATTGAAAAAGTCCAAAATAGCTAACAAGGATATCAAGAATGAGATTCAGCTAGCTGATTCTGGGTACGGACAAGGGGAAGTAACGATGACACCGCTTCATCTCACGTTGACCTATAGCGCATTTTTAAATGAGGGTAATATGGTTTATCCCACATTGACTCAGCAGGAAGTGAAGCCACAATCCTTTTGGAAAGAAAATGTGATGTCGAAAGAAACAGCAGCATTGATTAAAGCTGATCTAATTCAAGTAATGGAAAATTCACAAGGAACAGGGCGGTTTGCTAAACCATCGGGTATTCGCGTGGCAGGAAAAACGGGAACAGCCGAATTAAAAGCAAGAAAAGGTGAGAATGGGCTGGAGTATGGCTGGATGACCGTATTTAATGTGGATAAACCAAGGCTATTGCTAACGATGATGATAGAAAATGTAAAAGGTCGAGGTGGAAGCCATTATCTTGATCCCAAGATAAAACGAATTTTTGCGCAAGTAGTTAGTAGAGACTCCCAGTGA